The Bos indicus x Bos taurus breed Angus x Brahman F1 hybrid chromosome 10, Bos_hybrid_MaternalHap_v2.0, whole genome shotgun sequence genome has a segment encoding these proteins:
- the F2RL1 gene encoding proteinase-activated receptor 2 has translation MRSPSTAWLLGGVLLLAASGSCNRTVPGNKSKGRSFIGNVDNSPVVAGRGVTVKPGFSVDEFSTSVLTGKLTTVFLPVVYTIVFVVGLPSNGMALWVFLFRTKKKHPAVIYMANLALADLLSVTWFPLKIAYHIHGNNWIYGESLCKVLIGFFYGNMYCSILFMTCLSVQRYWVIVNPMVHPKKQANIAIGVSLGIWLLILLLTIPLYVVKQTSYIRALNITTCHDVLPEEVLVGDMFNYFLSLAIGVFLFPAFLTASAYVLMIRTLQSSAMDESSGKKRRRAIKLIVTVLAMYLICFTPSNLLLVVHYFLIKTRGQSHVYALYIVALCLSTLNSCIDPFVYYFISQDFRDHAKNALLCRSVRTVKRMQVSLSSKKFSGKSSSYSSSSTSVKGSY, from the exons ATGCGAAGCCCGAGCACGGCGTGGCTGCTCGGGGGCGTCCTCCTGCTGGCGGCCTCTGGCTCCTGCAACCGCACCGTCCCAG GAAACAAGTCTAAAGGAAGAAGCTTCATTGGTAACGTGGATAACTCACCTGTGGTCGCTGGCAGAGGCGTGACAGTGAAACCAGGCTTTTCCGTGGATGAGTTTTCTACCTCCGTCCTCACTGGAAAGCTAACTACTGTCTTTCTTCCAGTTGTCTACACGATCGTATTCGTGGTTGGTTTGCCAAGCAATGGCATGGCCCTGTGGGTCTTTCTTTTCCGAACAAAGAAGAAGCACCCCGCTGTGATTTACATGGCCAACCTGGCCTTGGCCGACCTCCTGTCGGTTACGTGGTTCCCTTTGAAGATCGCTTATCACATCCATGGCAACAACTGGATTTACGGGGAGTCTCTTTGCAAGGTGCTCATTGGCTTTTTCTACGGCAACATGTACTGCTCCATCCTCTTCATGACCTGCCTTAGCGTGCAGAGATACTGGGTCATCGTGAACCCCATGGTGCACCCCAAGAAGCAGGCAAACATTGCCATCGGCGTCTCTCTGGGAATATGGCTGCTCATTCTGCTGCTTACCATCCCCTTGTACGTCGTGAAGCAGACCTCCTACATCCGGGCCCTTAACATCACGACCTGTCACGACGTTTTGCCGGAGGAGGTGCTGGTGGGAGACATGTTCAATTACTTCCTGTCTCTGGCCATCGGAGTCTTTCTATTCCCAGCCTTCCTCACGGCCTCGGCCTATGTGCTCATGATCCGGACCCTCCAGTCTTCTGCCATGGATGAGAGCTCAGGAAAGAAGAGGCGGAGGGCCATCAAGCTCATTGTCACCGTCCTGGCCATGTACCTGATCTGCTTCACTCCCAGTAACCTTCTGCTCGTGGTGCACTACTTCCTGATTAAGACCCGGGGCCAGAGTCACGTCTACGCCCTGTACATCGTGGCCCTCTGCCTCTCCACCCTCAACAGCTGCATCGACCCCTTTGTCTATTACTTCATTTCACAGGACTTCAGGGATCACGCCAAGAACGCCCTTCTCTGCCGGAGCGTCCGTACTGTAAAGCGGATGCAGGTATCCCTCTCGTCAAAGAAATTCTCGGGGAAATCCAGCTCTTACTCTTCAAGTTCAACCAGTGTCAAAGGCTCCTACTGA